Proteins found in one Cheilinus undulatus linkage group 9, ASM1832078v1, whole genome shotgun sequence genomic segment:
- the pthlhb gene encoding parathyroid hormone-like hormone b, giving the protein MCSIVLIHQWSLAVFLLCSPVTLDGKPVEVLNGRMRRSVSHAQLMHDKGRSLQEFKRRMWLHELLEEVHTADERAPPVQSRTQSQTFSGNALPEKPPGATKNLPDRFRLDRDSSNLPQETNKALAYKDQPLKVATKRKKKARLGRRRESENKKRRRTRSATTEES; this is encoded by the exons ATGTGCTCTATAGTCCTGATTCATCAGTGGAGTCTGGCTGTGTTCTTGCTGTGCTCTCCTGTGACTCTTGATGGAAAACCAGTTGAAGTACTTAATGGCAGAAT GAGGAGGTCAGTGAGCCACGCCCAGCTGATGCATGACAAGGGGCGCTCCTTACAGGAATTCAAGCGTCGCATGTGGCTGCATGAGCTGTTAGAGGAAGTGCACACAGCAGATGAGCGGGCTCCACCTGTGCAGAGCAGAACCCAGAGTCAAACCTTTAGTGGGAATGCCCTGCCTGAAAAGCCCCCAGGAGCCACTAAAAACCTCCCTGACAGGTTCAGGCTGGACAGAGACAGCTCTAACCTGCCCCAGGAGACCAACAAGGCTCTGGCTTATAAGGACCAGCCACTCAAAGTGGCcacgaagagaaaaaagaaggcAAGGTTAGGCCGACgcagagagagtgagaacaAGAAGCGGAGGCGGACGCGCTCAGCTACAACTGAGGAGTCTTGA
- the LOC121514464 gene encoding galanin receptor 2a has protein sequence MAVPNTYGLIFACTCGVILGIGLCANLLVFSLFAKYNTLRKNRLDILLLSMTLADFLTLLLIPFTLHSAVTHSWPLGDTSCKVYQFLLAFSLAASTYSLCAVSMTRAMIITNPYQPPTMDLVILMFVLVWALSFFISLPLRMFANKDSLSPSLANFTFCLPTIHDHHYQVVLSQFVLFYFIPMLVIAFNYVRLALFLHKSPVMSVSSARNTRRASVMVFLAAATFSVCWLPGYVLELCVYLGLYRHGQAWEMFYFVCTMLQYLHPSINPVLYVLLSKRYRHTRAAWLFSCNRNRVQPQVISVTTDSF, from the coding sequence ATGGCCGTCCCCAACACCTATGGGCTGATCTTTGCCTGTACTTGTGGAGTGATTTTGGGCATCGGGCTCTGCGCCAACCTGCTTGTATTTTCGCTGTTCGCCAAATACAACACTCTGCGCAAGAACCGTCTCGACATCCTACTTCTCAGCATGACTCTGGCTGACTTCCTCACTCTCCTGCTCATCCCCTTTACTTTACACTCTGCTGTTACTCACTCTTGGCCCCTGGGTGACACCTCCTGCAAGGTCTACCAGTTCCTGCTGGCCTTTAGCCTGGCAGCCAGCACCTACTCTCTGTGTGCTGTGTCCATGACCCGTGCCATGATCATCACCAACCCATACCAGCCACCCACCATGGACCTGGTCATCCTCATGTTTGTCCTGGTCTGGGCCCTCAGCTTCTTCATCAGCCTGCCTCTGCGTATGTTTGCCAACAAAGACAGCCTCAGCCCGAGCCTAGCAAACTTCACCTTTTGCCTCCCAACCATTCATGACCATCACTACCAAGTGGTCCTCAGTCAGTTTGTGCTCTTCTATTTTATCCCAATGCTTGTAATTGCTTTCAACTACGTCCGCCTGGCTCTCTTTCTCCACAAGAGTCCAGTCATGTCTGTGTCCAGTGCAAGGAACACTCGTCGAGCCTCTGTCATGGTGTTTTTGGCTGCTGCTACTTTCTCAGTGTGCTGGTTGCCTGGTTATGTGCTGGAGCTGTGCGTGTACTTGGGACTGTATCGTCACGGACAGGCTTGGGAGATGTTTTACTTTGTCTGTACTATGCTACAGTACCTGCATCCAAGCATCAACCCTGTGCTGTATGTGCTGCTGTCAAAGCGCTACCGCCACACGAGGGCAGCCTGGCTCTTCAGCTGCAATAGGAACAGAGTGCAGCCGCAGGTCATCAGCGTCACCACAGACAGCTTTTAA